One window of the Brevundimonas goettingensis genome contains the following:
- the atpA gene encoding F0F1 ATP synthase subunit alpha — translation MDIRAAEISAILKSQIASFGVEADVSDVGQVLSVGDGIARIHGLDNVQAGEMIEFPKAGVKGMALNLERDNVGAVIFGADAAIAEGDEVRRLGEIVDVPVGKGLLGRVVNPLGEPIDGKGPISFTERRRVDVKAPGIIPRKSVHEPMQTGLKAIDTLIPVGRGQRELIIGDRQVGKTAVAIDTILNQKSTNAAAASEGEKLYCIYVAIGQKRSTVAQIVKTLEERGALDYTIVVAATASEPAPLQFLAPFAGTAMGEFFRDNGMHALIVYDDLSKQAVAYRQMSLLLRRPPGREAYPGDVFYLHSRLLERSAKLNADYGSGSMTALPLIETQANDVSAYIPTNVISITDGQIFLESDLFYQGIRPAVNVGISVSRVGSSAQTKAMKKVAGSIKGELAQYREMAAFAKFGSDLDASTQKLLARGARLTELLKQPQYSPLTMEEQVVSVYAGTRGYLDGIAVSDIGRFESELLARIHSSNASLLDGIRAKKDLTAELEAELKSVLEAFVKTFA, via the coding sequence ATGGACATCCGCGCCGCCGAGATTTCGGCCATCCTCAAGTCGCAGATCGCCTCCTTCGGCGTTGAAGCGGACGTGTCCGACGTCGGCCAGGTGCTGTCGGTCGGCGACGGCATCGCCCGCATCCACGGTCTGGACAACGTCCAGGCCGGCGAGATGATCGAGTTCCCCAAGGCCGGCGTGAAGGGCATGGCCCTGAACCTCGAGCGCGACAACGTCGGCGCGGTTATCTTCGGCGCCGACGCCGCCATCGCTGAAGGCGACGAAGTCCGCCGCCTCGGCGAGATCGTGGACGTTCCGGTCGGCAAGGGCCTGCTGGGCCGCGTCGTCAACCCGCTGGGCGAGCCGATCGACGGCAAGGGCCCGATCTCCTTCACCGAGCGTCGCCGCGTCGACGTCAAGGCCCCGGGCATCATCCCCCGCAAGTCGGTGCACGAGCCGATGCAGACCGGCCTGAAGGCCATCGACACCCTGATCCCCGTCGGCCGCGGCCAGCGCGAGCTGATCATCGGCGACCGTCAGGTCGGCAAGACCGCCGTCGCCATCGACACCATCCTGAACCAGAAGTCGACCAACGCCGCCGCGGCGTCGGAAGGCGAGAAGCTGTACTGCATCTACGTCGCCATCGGTCAGAAGCGTTCGACCGTCGCCCAGATCGTCAAGACGCTCGAAGAGCGCGGCGCCCTAGACTACACCATCGTCGTCGCCGCCACGGCCTCGGAACCGGCCCCGCTGCAGTTCCTGGCTCCGTTCGCCGGCACCGCCATGGGCGAGTTCTTCCGCGACAACGGCATGCACGCCCTGATCGTCTATGACGACCTGTCCAAGCAAGCCGTCGCCTACCGCCAGATGTCCTTGCTGCTGCGCCGCCCGCCGGGTCGTGAAGCCTATCCGGGCGACGTCTTCTACCTGCACTCGCGTCTGCTGGAGCGTTCGGCCAAGCTGAACGCCGACTACGGCTCGGGCTCGATGACCGCCCTGCCGCTGATCGAAACCCAGGCCAACGACGTTTCGGCCTATATCCCGACGAACGTGATCTCGATCACCGACGGCCAGATCTTCCTGGAATCCGACCTTTTCTACCAGGGCATCCGCCCGGCCGTGAACGTCGGCATCTCGGTGTCGCGCGTGGGCTCCTCGGCCCAGACCAAGGCCATGAAGAAGGTTGCGGGCTCCATCAAGGGCGAGCTGGCCCAGTATCGGGAAATGGCCGCCTTCGCCAAGTTCGGTTCGGACCTGGACGCCTCGACCCAGAAGTTGCTGGCCCGCGGCGCGCGCCTGACGGAGCTGCTGAAGCAGCCCCAGTATTCGCCGCTGACCATGGAAGAGCAGGTCGTCTCGGTCTACGCCGGTACGCGCGGCTATCTGGACGGCATCGCCGTTTCGGACATCGGTCGTTTCGAGAGCGAGCTCCTGGCCCGCATCCACTCGTCGAACGCCTCGCTGCTGGACGGCATCCGCGCCAAGAAGGACCTCACCGCCGAGCTCGAAGCCGAGCTGAAGTCGGTGCTGGAAGCCTTCGTCAAAACCTTCGCCTAA
- a CDS encoding F0F1 ATP synthase subunit delta, translating into MADDFRTTEVGERYAQALFDLALETNKIDAVRADLKSLKAAWTESADLRRLATSPVISAEDQVKGLIAIATRAKFEITTRNFLGLLAQNGRARDLAAVIAGFEALYAKHAGIVAAEVVSTQALTAAQLKTITTALTTALGKNPEITTRVDPSILGGLKVKVGSKLFDASLKTKLDQMKFALKRA; encoded by the coding sequence TTGGCAGACGATTTCAGGACGACGGAAGTCGGCGAGCGCTACGCACAGGCGCTGTTTGACCTCGCCCTCGAGACGAACAAAATCGACGCCGTGCGCGCCGATCTCAAGTCGCTGAAGGCCGCCTGGACCGAGAGCGCCGACCTGCGCCGCCTCGCTACCTCGCCGGTGATTTCGGCCGAGGACCAGGTCAAGGGCCTGATCGCCATCGCGACCAGGGCGAAGTTCGAGATCACCACCCGGAATTTCCTCGGCCTGCTGGCCCAGAACGGCCGAGCCCGCGATCTGGCCGCCGTCATCGCCGGTTTCGAGGCCCTGTACGCCAAGCATGCCGGCATCGTCGCCGCCGAGGTCGTCTCGACCCAGGCCCTGACCGCGGCCCAGCTGAAGACCATCACCACGGCCCTGACGACGGCCCTGGGCAAGAACCCCGAAATCACCACCCGGGTCGATCCGTCGATCCTGGGCGGCCTGAAGGTGAAGGTCGGCTCGAAGCTGTTCGACGCCTCGTTGAAGACCAAGCTCGACCAGATGAAGTTCGCCCTCAAGCGCGCCTAA
- a CDS encoding cation diffusion facilitator family transporter gives MAASTNKNVVFAALAGNLAIAVTKLIAALITGSAAMMSEAIHSAVDTGNQVLLLVGLRRAARPATETHPFGHGLQLYFYTFVVSVLIFGVGAVVSITHGIDRIRAPEPIENPWVNYVVLGLSVVFEGASWFVALKAFNTERGDRPFLKSIHGSKDPTVFTVLFEDTAALSGLVVALVGVVCSQLFDLPVLDGIASIVIGVILAVTAAFLAFESQSLLTGEAADPATREGIRAIAAAEPGVEGLNDARTMHFGPNEILVCLSLDFRNDLSAADVEDTVARLEQKLRAAYPQAGRIYVEAQSFASHSAVREAVIAGGGAGALVSDVPAPSQP, from the coding sequence ATGGCCGCATCGACCAACAAGAACGTCGTCTTCGCCGCCCTGGCCGGGAATCTGGCCATCGCCGTGACCAAGCTGATCGCGGCCCTGATCACCGGTTCGGCGGCGATGATGTCGGAAGCGATCCACTCGGCCGTCGATACGGGCAACCAGGTCCTGCTGCTGGTCGGACTGAGGCGCGCGGCCCGTCCGGCGACCGAAACCCACCCGTTCGGCCACGGGCTGCAACTGTATTTCTACACCTTCGTGGTGTCGGTGCTCATCTTCGGCGTCGGGGCCGTGGTCTCGATCACCCACGGGATCGACCGCATCCGCGCGCCCGAGCCGATCGAGAACCCGTGGGTCAACTACGTCGTCCTGGGTCTGTCGGTCGTGTTCGAAGGGGCGTCCTGGTTCGTGGCCCTGAAGGCGTTCAACACCGAGCGCGGCGACAGGCCCTTCCTGAAGTCCATCCATGGGTCCAAGGATCCGACCGTCTTCACGGTGCTGTTCGAGGACACTGCGGCGCTGTCGGGTCTGGTCGTCGCCCTGGTCGGGGTGGTGTGTAGCCAGCTGTTCGACCTGCCGGTGCTGGACGGGATCGCCTCCATCGTCATCGGTGTGATCCTGGCCGTGACCGCCGCCTTCCTCGCCTTCGAGAGCCAGAGCCTGCTTACCGGCGAGGCCGCCGATCCGGCGACGCGCGAGGGCATCCGCGCCATCGCCGCGGCCGAACCGGGCGTCGAGGGCCTGAACGACGCCCGCACCATGCATTTCGGCCCTAACGAAATCCTCGTGTGCCTCAGCCTCGATTTCCGCAACGACCTCTCAGCCGCTGACGTCGAGGACACGGTCGCCCGACTGGAGCAGAAGCTCCGCGCCGCCTACCCCCAGGCCGGCCGCATCTATGTCGAGGCCCAGAGTTTCGCCTCCCATTCGGCGGTGCGGGAAGCGGTCATCGCGGGCGGCGGGGCGGGGGCTCTGGTCTCCGACGTCCCGGCGCCGAGCCAACCCTGA
- a CDS encoding TerC family protein, producing the protein MFDAIVPLLTDPAAWLALTTLIVMEVVLGIDNLVFISILSNKLPPEQRQKVRRLGIGLALIMRLGLLATIGWIVGLTAPVFNLGFHGPLNSHGEPSFDTMFSWRDLILIAGGLFLLWKATKEIHHTVDPTPSHDVLDKKSVVINNAGAAIVQIILLDLVFSVDSILTAVGMTDHVPIMMVAVIVAVTVMLLASDPLANFIDKNPTVVMLALGFLLMIGAVLIADGFGVHVPKGYIYAAMAFSALVEGLNMAGRASSKKKQAALDAHQAELNARETAGPGV; encoded by the coding sequence ATGTTCGACGCCATCGTCCCGCTTCTGACCGACCCCGCCGCCTGGCTGGCCCTGACCACCCTCATCGTGATGGAGGTGGTGCTGGGGATCGACAACCTGGTCTTCATTTCCATCCTGTCGAACAAGCTGCCGCCCGAGCAGAGGCAGAAGGTGCGCCGGCTGGGCATCGGCCTGGCCCTGATCATGCGTCTGGGCCTGCTGGCCACCATCGGCTGGATTGTCGGCCTGACCGCCCCGGTATTCAACCTGGGCTTCCATGGTCCGCTGAACAGCCACGGCGAGCCGTCCTTCGACACCATGTTCAGCTGGCGCGACCTGATCCTGATCGCCGGCGGCCTGTTCCTGCTGTGGAAGGCGACCAAGGAGATCCACCACACGGTCGATCCGACGCCCAGCCACGACGTGCTCGACAAGAAGTCGGTCGTCATCAACAACGCCGGCGCCGCCATCGTCCAGATCATCCTGCTGGACCTGGTCTTCTCGGTCGATTCCATCCTGACCGCCGTCGGCATGACCGATCACGTGCCGATCATGATGGTGGCGGTGATCGTCGCCGTGACCGTGATGCTGCTGGCCTCGGACCCGCTGGCCAACTTCATCGACAAGAACCCGACCGTGGTCATGCTGGCCCTAGGCTTCCTGCTGATGATCGGCGCCGTCCTGATCGCCGATGGCTTCGGGGTCCATGTGCCCAAGGGCTATATCTATGCCGCCATGGCCTTCTCGGCTCTGGTCGAAGGGCTGAACATGGCCGGGCGCGCCTCGTCGAAGAAGAAGCAGGCCGCGCTTGACGCGCATCAGGCCGAACTGAACGCGCGCGAAACGGCGGGACCCGGGGTATAG
- a CDS encoding glutaminyl-peptide cyclotransferase: MRLSLPVRLSALFMLLGACAAPMGAASAPLAEAAQAPPAAGTTGTVPVLGYEIVRTFPHATDAFTEGLFYRGEGAEAELVESTGRFPSDIRIVRLADGEVLRKRVLDTAYFGEGIVQVGDRLISLTWRNHLGFIWNATDLSPMGLFSYTGEGWALTKDDHRIIMSDGTPALRFLDPQTLAVTGRLTVTADGRPVDQLNELEWVADADAPGGGYIYANIWQTDRIARIDPTNGHVVAWIDLTGLFPESERKDVNDDVLNGIAWDAAGKRLFVTGKNWPQLFEIRIK, from the coding sequence ATGCGCCTCAGTCTTCCCGTCCGTCTCTCGGCCCTCTTCATGCTCCTCGGCGCCTGCGCCGCCCCGATGGGGGCGGCCTCGGCCCCCTTGGCGGAAGCGGCGCAGGCGCCCCCCGCTGCGGGCACGACCGGGACCGTCCCGGTGCTGGGATATGAGATTGTGCGGACCTTCCCGCATGCGACCGACGCCTTCACCGAGGGCCTCTTCTATCGCGGCGAGGGCGCCGAGGCCGAACTGGTCGAGAGCACCGGCCGCTTCCCGTCCGACATCCGCATCGTCCGGCTGGCCGACGGCGAGGTCCTGAGAAAGCGGGTGCTGGACACCGCCTATTTCGGCGAGGGCATCGTCCAGGTCGGCGACCGGCTGATCAGCCTGACCTGGCGCAACCATCTGGGCTTCATCTGGAACGCCACGGACCTGAGCCCGATGGGGCTCTTCTCCTATACGGGCGAGGGCTGGGCCCTGACCAAGGACGACCACCGCATCATCATGAGCGACGGCACCCCCGCCCTGCGCTTCCTCGACCCCCAGACCTTGGCCGTCACCGGCCGACTGACCGTCACCGCCGACGGCCGGCCGGTGGACCAGCTGAACGAGCTGGAGTGGGTCGCCGACGCGGATGCGCCCGGCGGCGGATATATCTACGCCAACATCTGGCAGACCGACCGCATCGCCCGCATCGATCCGACCAACGGCCATGTCGTGGCCTGGATCGACCTGACCGGCCTGTTTCCGGAGAGCGAGCGCAAGGACGTCAACGACGACGTCCTGAACGGCATCGCCTGGGACGCGGCGGGCAAGCGGCTGTTCGTCACCGGCAAGAACTGGCCGCAGCTGTTCGAGATCCGGATCAAGTAG
- a CDS encoding tryptophan 2,3-dioxygenase, which translates to MTEAAPSNMTYARYLGLDRLLSAQDPISDQHDEMLFVIIHQTKELWLKQILHEVGLAQTMVRNGDLVPAYKSLARVSRIQAVMTQSWDILATMTPADYLRFRDVLGSSSGFQSDQFRRFEAMLGLKDARFLAFQEDRPEAHAALKAAIEAPSLYDDALAQLANAGLPVPEAVLNRDVSRPYEPSEGVEAAWLEVYRDTDRWWAQYQLAEKLVDLDDALLTWRHKHVVTIERIIGRRRGTGGTEGAAYLMTTLEKRCFPELWSLRTKL; encoded by the coding sequence ATGACCGAAGCCGCCCCTTCCAACATGACCTACGCCCGCTACCTCGGGCTCGACCGGCTGCTGTCGGCGCAGGATCCGATCTCGGACCAGCACGACGAGATGCTGTTCGTCATCATCCACCAGACCAAGGAGCTGTGGCTCAAGCAGATCCTGCACGAGGTGGGGCTGGCCCAGACGATGGTGCGGAACGGAGATCTGGTCCCGGCCTACAAGTCGCTGGCGCGGGTCAGCCGCATCCAGGCTGTGATGACCCAGAGCTGGGACATCCTGGCGACCATGACCCCGGCCGACTATCTGCGCTTCCGCGATGTGCTGGGCTCAAGCTCGGGCTTCCAGAGCGACCAGTTCCGGCGCTTCGAGGCCATGCTGGGGCTCAAGGACGCCCGCTTTCTCGCCTTCCAGGAAGACCGGCCCGAGGCCCATGCGGCGCTCAAGGCCGCGATCGAGGCGCCCAGCCTGTATGACGACGCCCTGGCCCAGCTGGCCAACGCCGGCCTGCCGGTGCCCGAGGCGGTTCTGAACCGCGACGTCAGCCGGCCCTACGAACCGTCGGAGGGCGTCGAGGCGGCCTGGCTGGAGGTCTATCGCGACACCGACCGCTGGTGGGCCCAGTATCAGCTGGCCGAGAAGCTGGTCGATCTCGACGACGCCCTGCTGACCTGGCGGCACAAACATGTGGTGACCATAGAGCGGATCATCGGCCGGCGTCGGGGCACCGGCGGCACGGAGGGCGCGGCCTATCTGATGACGACGCTGGAGAAGCGCTGCTTCCCGGAACTCTGGTCGCTTCGCACGAAGCTCTAG
- a CDS encoding PA2169 family four-helix-bundle protein has product MPNRHDIHVLNGLIAATLDSAERLDLIADDSESSGHGSLFSALAEERRDMARVMAATVTALGGQPDTSGSIFAKAQRAVMDMSHALMRDEAGLVDAADRGEAALDKRFHAAVADEKLSATTRETIRRAHAAIHRETTEVHSLRRSVDGQKDASNRLFPQ; this is encoded by the coding sequence ATGCCCAACCGTCACGATATCCACGTCCTCAACGGCCTGATCGCCGCCACGCTCGACAGCGCGGAACGGCTGGACCTGATCGCGGACGACAGCGAAAGCTCGGGCCACGGCAGCCTGTTCAGCGCCCTGGCCGAGGAGCGCCGCGACATGGCCCGGGTCATGGCCGCGACCGTCACCGCCCTGGGCGGTCAGCCCGACACCTCGGGTTCGATCTTCGCCAAGGCCCAGCGCGCCGTCATGGACATGAGCCATGCCCTGATGCGCGACGAGGCCGGTCTGGTCGACGCCGCCGACCGGGGCGAGGCCGCGCTGGACAAGCGCTTCCACGCCGCCGTCGCCGACGAGAAACTGTCGGCGACCACCCGCGAGACCATCCGCCGGGCCCACGCCGCCATCCACCGCGAGACCACCGAGGTCCATAGCCTCAGACGCAGCGTCGACGGCCAAAAGGATGCGTCCAACCGCCTGTTTCCGCAGTAG
- the rplS gene encoding 50S ribosomal protein L19 codes for MANILQTIEAEEKARLIATRAIPDFQPGDTLRVMVKIKEGERERIQAFEGVCIARDGGGVNETFTVRKISFGEGVERKFPILSPNIDAIEVKRRGVVRRAKLYYLRDRRGKSARIAERQTVRPAKGAQVPVTGSAEKTDEA; via the coding sequence ATGGCCAACATCCTTCAGACTATCGAAGCCGAAGAAAAAGCCCGCCTGATCGCGACCCGCGCGATCCCGGACTTCCAGCCCGGCGACACCCTGCGCGTCATGGTCAAGATCAAGGAAGGCGAACGCGAACGCATCCAGGCGTTCGAAGGCGTCTGCATCGCCCGTGACGGCGGCGGCGTGAACGAGACCTTCACGGTCCGCAAGATTTCGTTCGGTGAAGGCGTGGAGCGCAAATTCCCCATCCTGTCGCCGAACATCGACGCCATCGAAGTGAAGCGCCGCGGCGTCGTCCGTCGCGCCAAGCTCTACTACCTGCGCGACCGTCGCGGTAAGTCGGCCCGTATCGCCGAGCGCCAGACGGTTCGTCCCGCCAAGGGCGCCCAGGTGCCGGTCACCGGTTCGGCCGAGAAGACCGACGAAGCCTAA
- the trmD gene encoding tRNA (guanosine(37)-N1)-methyltransferase TrmD, translating into MPFTATVLTMFPEAFPGALGVSLIGTAWREKGLWSLETLDIRDFSEDKRGFLDDTPAGGGPGQVLKADVVARALDSVAGPPRPLLYMSARGRPLTQARVKEWAKADGITVLCGRFEGVDQRVLDARGFEEVSVGDAVLAGGEAAAMLVIEACVRLIPGVLGSGESLSTESFEDGLLEHPQYTRPRTFEGLDIPEVLLSGDHRKMAIWRQEQRELTTQERRPDLWQAHLANRPAESSANSKLKGKKARGEQD; encoded by the coding sequence ATGCCCTTCACCGCCACCGTCCTGACCATGTTCCCCGAGGCCTTTCCGGGCGCGCTCGGCGTGTCCCTGATCGGCACGGCCTGGCGCGAGAAGGGGCTGTGGAGTCTGGAAACGCTGGACATTCGGGACTTTTCCGAAGATAAGCGCGGCTTCCTCGACGACACCCCTGCGGGTGGCGGCCCCGGACAGGTCCTCAAAGCGGACGTGGTGGCTCGAGCGCTCGACAGCGTGGCGGGCCCGCCTCGGCCGCTTTTGTACATGAGCGCACGCGGTCGGCCCCTGACCCAGGCGCGGGTGAAGGAATGGGCGAAGGCGGACGGGATCACCGTCCTCTGCGGCCGGTTCGAAGGGGTGGATCAACGGGTGCTCGACGCCCGCGGGTTCGAGGAGGTCTCCGTCGGAGACGCGGTTCTCGCCGGCGGCGAGGCGGCGGCGATGCTGGTGATCGAGGCGTGCGTAAGACTGATCCCCGGAGTGCTCGGCTCAGGCGAAAGCCTGTCGACCGAGAGTTTCGAGGACGGGCTTCTGGAGCATCCGCAGTACACGAGACCGCGGACGTTCGAGGGGCTGGATATCCCCGAGGTGCTGTTGTCGGGCGACCATCGCAAGATGGCGATCTGGCGTCAGGAACAGCGGGAACTCACTACGCAGGAGCGGCGGCCGGATCTCTGGCAGGCTCATCTTGCAAATCGACCAGCGGAATCCTCCGCCAACTCAAAGCTAAAGGGCAAAAAAGCCCGAGGAGAACAAGACTAA
- a CDS encoding GIY-YIG nuclease family protein, with product MIPVPPSTVPSLAARKALIADYKDTPTVAGVYAVICAATGQAWVGQTRHIDTRWNGLSFTLKTGSGRDPSLQAAWNAHTPDDFRFEQLDRLPTDLSDLRLKDELKERAARWTARLQAETLLPG from the coding sequence ATGATCCCAGTCCCACCTTCGACCGTCCCGTCTTTGGCCGCCCGCAAGGCCCTGATCGCCGACTATAAGGACACCCCGACCGTCGCCGGGGTCTATGCCGTCATCTGTGCGGCGACAGGTCAGGCCTGGGTGGGTCAGACGCGCCATATCGACACCCGCTGGAACGGACTCAGCTTCACCCTGAAGACCGGCTCGGGTCGCGATCCCTCGCTGCAGGCGGCCTGGAACGCCCATACGCCCGACGACTTCCGCTTCGAACAGCTGGACCGGCTGCCGACCGATCTGTCGGACCTGCGGCTCAAGGACGAGCTGAAGGAACGAGCGGCCCGCTGGACCGCGCGGCTGCAGGCGGAGACCCTTTTGCCGGGTTGA